Proteins encoded in a region of the Quercus lobata isolate SW786 chromosome 8, ValleyOak3.0 Primary Assembly, whole genome shotgun sequence genome:
- the LOC115954556 gene encoding topless-related protein 1-like isoform X2 — protein MASTLSRDLIFLILQFLDEEKFKDTAHKLEQESGLFFNLKYFEELVLSGNWDDVENYLSGFTSPDDNRYSMKIFFEIRKQKYLEALDKLDRSKAVEILVKDLKVFSSFNEDLFKEITMLLTLDNFRENDQLSNYRDTKTARAIMFIELKKLLEANPLFREKLQLPNIRGSRLRMLINQSLNWQHSLCANPRQNPDIRTLFLDHSCKNSTDSFAQLAANNQMISSTPKFEGFLPMATNGPFQPPSTSFQTPLTSWISNPSTTTHQAVSGIGIGFGTVTNPAMAAVSKGLGDIDDMSKTRYPGGSDRAMFPVTNPGQSHSMLFNLTDELPKTVARTLNQGSITTSMDFHPVQQTLLLVGTILGDISLWEVSSREKMASRNFQATLIKDPCVSVKRIAWSPDGSLFGVAYSKHMMQLYTYHSGNDIRQHLEIDAHVGSVNDLAFCHPTKQLSVITCGDDKTIKVWDAATGAKLYTFEGHDAPVHSVCPHCKENVHFVFSTSVDGKIKAWLYDMMGSRVDYDAPGRSCTTMAYSADGRRLFSCGTSKDGESHIVEWNENEGHVKRTYQGLNKRSLGIVQFDSTKNRFLAVGDEYTIKVWDMDNPNLLTSIDAEGGLPASPRIRFNKEGTLLAVSANDNRIKILATVDGMRLMRTYENHSLVAARSASETVTRNGDTRNLENVKPKLAEEVNQTKIWKLTEISEPAQFRSLKLPARVKSDKISRLIYTNSGTGILALAANAIHLLWKWQRCDPNLSGKATTKASPQLVQPPSGITMTNDLTDAKPEDALSCFALSKNDSYVMSASGGKISLFNMMTFKVMTTFMPPPPAATYLAFHPQDNNIIAVGMDDSTILIYNVRVDEVKSKLKGHSKRITGLAFSHVLNVLVSSGADAQIIVWNSDKWERQNNSFLQIPAGRTSMAMSDTQVQFHQDQIHFLAVHGTQLAIYETKKLECVKQWVVEESSPSISHAIFSCDSQLIYAGFLDGTVRVFGASNLQLRCQINPTAYLHVRYSMILC, from the exons ATGGCGTCTACGCTCAGCAGGGACCTAATCTTCCTGATCTTGCAGTTCCTAGATGAGGAAAAGTTCAAAGACACTGCTCACAA GCTAGAGCAAGAATCGGGATTGTTCTTTAACCTCAAGTACTTTGAGGAGTTGGTGCTTAGCGGGAACTGGGATGATGTTGAGAATTATCTTTCCGGGTTCACCAGTCCAGATGATAACCGATATTCCATGAAGATCTTTTTCGAAATTCGAAAGCAAAAGTACCTTGAGGCTTTGGATAA GCTGGATCGCAGCAAGGCTGTAGAAATTCTTGTGAAGGATTTGAAGGTTTTTTCCTCTTTCAACGAGGACTTGTTCAAGGAAATTACTATGCTCCTTACTCTAGATAATTTTAG GGAAAATGATCAGCTCTCTAATTATAGAGATACAAAGACAGCAAGAGCAATCATGTTTATTGAGCTAAAGAAGCTTCTTGAGGCAAACCCACTTTTCCGGGAAAAATTGCAGCTGCCTAACATAAGGGGCTCAAGGTTAAGGATGCTTATCAACCAAAG CTTGAATTGGCAGCATTCACTTTGCGCAAATCCTAGACAGAATCCTGATATAAGAACCCTCTTTTTGGATCACAGTTGCAAAAACTCCACTGATTCATTTGCACAACTAGCTGCAAACAATCAAATGATAAGCTCCACACCAAAATTTGAAGGTTTTCTTCCAATGGCTACAAATGGG CCATTCCAACCCCCGTCAACATCATTTCAGACACCTCTCACATCATGGATATCAAATCCCTCAACTACAACTCATCAAGCAGTTTCTGGAATTGGTATTGGTTTTGGTACTGTAACAAATCCAG ctaTGGCTGCAGTTTCAAAGGGTCTTGGGGATATAGATGATATGTCAAAAACAAGGTACCCTGGGGGTTCAGATCGG GCAATGTTTCCAGTAACCAATCCTGGTCAAAGTCACAGCATGTTGTTTAACCTAACTGATGAATTGCCAAAGACTGTAGCACGAACATTAAATCAGGGATCAATTACCACAAGTATGGATTTTCATCCTGTTCAACAGACACTACTTCTAG TTGGCACCATTTTGGGCGACATAAGTTTGTGGGAAGTAAGTTCCAGGGAGAAGATGGCTTCAAGAAATTTTCAG GCAACTTTAATCAAAGATCCATGTGTCTCGGTTAAGCGAATAGCATGGAGCCCTGATGGTTCTTTATTTG GAGTTGCATATTCTAAACACATGATGCAACTATATACTTATCATTCTGGGAATGACATTCGCCAGCATTTGGAG aTTGATGCTCATGTTGGTAGTGTGAACGATCTTGCGTTCTGTCACCCTACTAAGCAACTCTCTGTTATAACTTGCGGTGATGACAAGACCATCAAG GTCTGGGATGCAGCTACTGGTGCAAAATTGTATACTTTTGAAGGTCATGATGCTCCAGTTCATTCTGTGTGTCCCCACTGCAAAGAAAATGTTCAT TTTGTCTTTTCAACATCAGTGGATGGAAAGATAAAAGCATGGTTATATGACATGATGGGATCCAGGGTTGACTATGATGCTCCTGGCCGCTCATGCACTACAATGGCTTATAGTGCTGATGGGAGAAG GCTTTTTTCATGTGGAACCAGTAAAGATGGTGAGTCACACATTGTTGAGTGGAATGAAAATGAAGGTCATGTGAAGAGAACCTACCAAGGATTAAATAAACGTTCTCTTggaattgttcaatttgattcAACCAAGAATCGGTTCTTGGCTGTTGGTGATGAATATACAATTAAGGTTTGGGATATGGATAATCCCAATCTTTTGACAAGTATTGATGCTGAGGGTGGACTACCA GCAAGCCCACGTATCCGTTTCAACAAGGAAGGGACATTATTGGCTGTTTCTGCAAATGACAACAGAATCAAAATCTTAGCAACAGTTGATGGGATGCGGTTGATGCGTACTTATGAAAATCATTCTCTTGTTGCAGCAAGAAGTGCCTCTGAGACTGTAACAAGG AATGGAGACACAAGAAACTTGGAGAATGTGAAACCTAAATTAGCTGAAGAAGTCAACCAAACAAAGATTTGGAAGCTCACTGAAATTAGTGAACCTGCTCAGTTTAGGTCATTGAAGCTCCCAGCTCGTGTCAAATCAGACAAG ATCTCAAGGTTGATTTATACTAATTCAGGTACTGGTATTTTGGCATTAGCAGCAAATGCCATCCATCTACTCTGGAAATGGCAACGATGTGACCCTAATTTGAGTGGCAAG GCAACTACCAAGGCTTCTCCTCAATTAGTACAACCACCATCAGGCATAACAATGACCAATGATTTAACTGATGCTAAACCAGAGGATGCTCTATCATGTTTTGCTTTGTCCAAGAATGATTCTTATGTCATGTCAGCATCTGGAGGAAAAATTTCTCTGTTCAACATGATGACATTTAAG GTTATGACAACTTTCATGCCTCCACCACCTGCAGCAACATATCTTGCTTTCCACCCTCAAGATAACAATATAATTGCAGTTGGCATGGATGATTCCACAATTCTCATATATAATGTCCGGGTAGATGAG GTTAAGAGCAAACTTAAGGGTCATTCTAAAAGAATCACTGGCCTGGCCTTCTCACATGTGCTCAATGTGCTTGTTTCTTCTGGAGCAGACGCTCAG ATTATTGTGTGGAACTCTGATAAGTGGGAGCGACAGAACAACAGTTTCTTGCAGATTCCAGCTGGAAGGACATCCATGGCAATGTCAGATACCCAAGTTCAATTTCACCAGGATCAAATACACTTCCTTGCTGTACATGGGACGCAACTTGCCATATATGAAACAAAGAAACTTGAATGTGTGAAGCAG TGGGTTGTAGAAGAATCTTCACCGTCAATCTCCCATGCAATATTCTCCTGTGATAGCCAGTTAATTTATGCCGGATTTTTGGATGGAACTGTGCGTGTATTTGGTGCTTCAAATCTCCAATTACGATGTCAGATTAATCCTACTGCTTATCTTCATGTCAGGTATTCAATGATCCTTTGCTAA
- the LOC115954556 gene encoding topless-related protein 1-like isoform X1, translating to MASTLSRDLIFLILQFLDEEKFKDTAHKLEQESGLFFNLKYFEELVLSGNWDDVENYLSGFTSPDDNRYSMKIFFEIRKQKYLEALDKLDRSKAVEILVKDLKVFSSFNEDLFKEITMLLTLDNFRENDQLSNYRDTKTARAIMFIELKKLLEANPLFREKLQLPNIRGSRLRMLINQSLNWQHSLCANPRQNPDIRTLFLDHSCKNSTDSFAQLAANNQMISSTPKFEGFLPMATNGPFQPPSTSFQTPLTSWISNPSTTTHQAVSGIGIGFGTVTNPAMAAVSKGLGDIDDMSKTRYPGGSDRAMFPVTNPGQSHSMLFNLTDELPKTVARTLNQGSITTSMDFHPVQQTLLLVGTILGDISLWEVSSREKMASRNFQVWNIGASSLILKATLIKDPCVSVKRIAWSPDGSLFGVAYSKHMMQLYTYHSGNDIRQHLEIDAHVGSVNDLAFCHPTKQLSVITCGDDKTIKVWDAATGAKLYTFEGHDAPVHSVCPHCKENVHFVFSTSVDGKIKAWLYDMMGSRVDYDAPGRSCTTMAYSADGRRLFSCGTSKDGESHIVEWNENEGHVKRTYQGLNKRSLGIVQFDSTKNRFLAVGDEYTIKVWDMDNPNLLTSIDAEGGLPASPRIRFNKEGTLLAVSANDNRIKILATVDGMRLMRTYENHSLVAARSASETVTRNGDTRNLENVKPKLAEEVNQTKIWKLTEISEPAQFRSLKLPARVKSDKISRLIYTNSGTGILALAANAIHLLWKWQRCDPNLSGKATTKASPQLVQPPSGITMTNDLTDAKPEDALSCFALSKNDSYVMSASGGKISLFNMMTFKVMTTFMPPPPAATYLAFHPQDNNIIAVGMDDSTILIYNVRVDEVKSKLKGHSKRITGLAFSHVLNVLVSSGADAQIIVWNSDKWERQNNSFLQIPAGRTSMAMSDTQVQFHQDQIHFLAVHGTQLAIYETKKLECVKQWVVEESSPSISHAIFSCDSQLIYAGFLDGTVRVFGASNLQLRCQINPTAYLHVRYSMILC from the exons ATGGCGTCTACGCTCAGCAGGGACCTAATCTTCCTGATCTTGCAGTTCCTAGATGAGGAAAAGTTCAAAGACACTGCTCACAA GCTAGAGCAAGAATCGGGATTGTTCTTTAACCTCAAGTACTTTGAGGAGTTGGTGCTTAGCGGGAACTGGGATGATGTTGAGAATTATCTTTCCGGGTTCACCAGTCCAGATGATAACCGATATTCCATGAAGATCTTTTTCGAAATTCGAAAGCAAAAGTACCTTGAGGCTTTGGATAA GCTGGATCGCAGCAAGGCTGTAGAAATTCTTGTGAAGGATTTGAAGGTTTTTTCCTCTTTCAACGAGGACTTGTTCAAGGAAATTACTATGCTCCTTACTCTAGATAATTTTAG GGAAAATGATCAGCTCTCTAATTATAGAGATACAAAGACAGCAAGAGCAATCATGTTTATTGAGCTAAAGAAGCTTCTTGAGGCAAACCCACTTTTCCGGGAAAAATTGCAGCTGCCTAACATAAGGGGCTCAAGGTTAAGGATGCTTATCAACCAAAG CTTGAATTGGCAGCATTCACTTTGCGCAAATCCTAGACAGAATCCTGATATAAGAACCCTCTTTTTGGATCACAGTTGCAAAAACTCCACTGATTCATTTGCACAACTAGCTGCAAACAATCAAATGATAAGCTCCACACCAAAATTTGAAGGTTTTCTTCCAATGGCTACAAATGGG CCATTCCAACCCCCGTCAACATCATTTCAGACACCTCTCACATCATGGATATCAAATCCCTCAACTACAACTCATCAAGCAGTTTCTGGAATTGGTATTGGTTTTGGTACTGTAACAAATCCAG ctaTGGCTGCAGTTTCAAAGGGTCTTGGGGATATAGATGATATGTCAAAAACAAGGTACCCTGGGGGTTCAGATCGG GCAATGTTTCCAGTAACCAATCCTGGTCAAAGTCACAGCATGTTGTTTAACCTAACTGATGAATTGCCAAAGACTGTAGCACGAACATTAAATCAGGGATCAATTACCACAAGTATGGATTTTCATCCTGTTCAACAGACACTACTTCTAG TTGGCACCATTTTGGGCGACATAAGTTTGTGGGAAGTAAGTTCCAGGGAGAAGATGGCTTCAAGAAATTTTCAGGTATGGAATATTGGAGCAAGTTCTCTGATACTAAAG GCAACTTTAATCAAAGATCCATGTGTCTCGGTTAAGCGAATAGCATGGAGCCCTGATGGTTCTTTATTTG GAGTTGCATATTCTAAACACATGATGCAACTATATACTTATCATTCTGGGAATGACATTCGCCAGCATTTGGAG aTTGATGCTCATGTTGGTAGTGTGAACGATCTTGCGTTCTGTCACCCTACTAAGCAACTCTCTGTTATAACTTGCGGTGATGACAAGACCATCAAG GTCTGGGATGCAGCTACTGGTGCAAAATTGTATACTTTTGAAGGTCATGATGCTCCAGTTCATTCTGTGTGTCCCCACTGCAAAGAAAATGTTCAT TTTGTCTTTTCAACATCAGTGGATGGAAAGATAAAAGCATGGTTATATGACATGATGGGATCCAGGGTTGACTATGATGCTCCTGGCCGCTCATGCACTACAATGGCTTATAGTGCTGATGGGAGAAG GCTTTTTTCATGTGGAACCAGTAAAGATGGTGAGTCACACATTGTTGAGTGGAATGAAAATGAAGGTCATGTGAAGAGAACCTACCAAGGATTAAATAAACGTTCTCTTggaattgttcaatttgattcAACCAAGAATCGGTTCTTGGCTGTTGGTGATGAATATACAATTAAGGTTTGGGATATGGATAATCCCAATCTTTTGACAAGTATTGATGCTGAGGGTGGACTACCA GCAAGCCCACGTATCCGTTTCAACAAGGAAGGGACATTATTGGCTGTTTCTGCAAATGACAACAGAATCAAAATCTTAGCAACAGTTGATGGGATGCGGTTGATGCGTACTTATGAAAATCATTCTCTTGTTGCAGCAAGAAGTGCCTCTGAGACTGTAACAAGG AATGGAGACACAAGAAACTTGGAGAATGTGAAACCTAAATTAGCTGAAGAAGTCAACCAAACAAAGATTTGGAAGCTCACTGAAATTAGTGAACCTGCTCAGTTTAGGTCATTGAAGCTCCCAGCTCGTGTCAAATCAGACAAG ATCTCAAGGTTGATTTATACTAATTCAGGTACTGGTATTTTGGCATTAGCAGCAAATGCCATCCATCTACTCTGGAAATGGCAACGATGTGACCCTAATTTGAGTGGCAAG GCAACTACCAAGGCTTCTCCTCAATTAGTACAACCACCATCAGGCATAACAATGACCAATGATTTAACTGATGCTAAACCAGAGGATGCTCTATCATGTTTTGCTTTGTCCAAGAATGATTCTTATGTCATGTCAGCATCTGGAGGAAAAATTTCTCTGTTCAACATGATGACATTTAAG GTTATGACAACTTTCATGCCTCCACCACCTGCAGCAACATATCTTGCTTTCCACCCTCAAGATAACAATATAATTGCAGTTGGCATGGATGATTCCACAATTCTCATATATAATGTCCGGGTAGATGAG GTTAAGAGCAAACTTAAGGGTCATTCTAAAAGAATCACTGGCCTGGCCTTCTCACATGTGCTCAATGTGCTTGTTTCTTCTGGAGCAGACGCTCAG ATTATTGTGTGGAACTCTGATAAGTGGGAGCGACAGAACAACAGTTTCTTGCAGATTCCAGCTGGAAGGACATCCATGGCAATGTCAGATACCCAAGTTCAATTTCACCAGGATCAAATACACTTCCTTGCTGTACATGGGACGCAACTTGCCATATATGAAACAAAGAAACTTGAATGTGTGAAGCAG TGGGTTGTAGAAGAATCTTCACCGTCAATCTCCCATGCAATATTCTCCTGTGATAGCCAGTTAATTTATGCCGGATTTTTGGATGGAACTGTGCGTGTATTTGGTGCTTCAAATCTCCAATTACGATGTCAGATTAATCCTACTGCTTATCTTCATGTCAGGTATTCAATGATCCTTTGCTAA